From a single Paramormyrops kingsleyae isolate MSU_618 chromosome 14, PKINGS_0.4, whole genome shotgun sequence genomic region:
- the txndc16 gene encoding thioredoxin domain-containing protein 16 isoform X5, with amino-acid sequence MAWYVCLVLSLGLHLKPCTTVNASKLKELTRESFLRIMQSEKTSFVYFGNHVTPTIGLFLEQLEKSANALDDYGILVAKVNCSEIPVPKYCTKELVMKKAYLFRGSELMKSFVTDTVFDVSAIVAHVLFTVLFNELRIVQTPEELWSIEKNVKGKTDIVLTQIVTLGLPEHRAVMEAAFVYGAKYQFVLTAGGSVIKYLGVEDSSSPQSRLWFLHCKEVLQQSDPCPYTVMRRALTTLNIYTFLQLMEAPLVTEASAGPSEVKLPYSHLHAPLLFLFSQADTLALDRMTAETLAWRLRGELVVVLIRRDSLDAKTSLEYNAAYRLPGEGSEIKYFTLKSTEEAVDLFREKIVQEEEEEDDYNDWTVLDVLDDEVVDTVYQYRDVELDLGPVSELTKHTFDAVVKGTDIIVVLFFVRWDAVSMALLQSFKEVANTLEGMLAGVPNTLLTSVDCGEWADLCGSEMVSSFPTIRTYRRWEPPQTYRGMLGAEALHRYISRCHVLLPVILFSEDEVWSFLKEDIYHRYTSLSPGTVLGLLSSVQDPGRFMFEEAARVLRGETTLGLFVDHQAEKWAKNYGVQLPALFVCRGLDVPMETYSLHLSSTKELVADIQRALHGSFQSLPKSDLCTSQGDACICQQVVWPTLSVQTAQAVSGLKGGVSTLQFSEISIDVQ; translated from the exons TTACTCCAACAATTGGGCTTTTCCTGGAGCAGCTGGAAAAATCTGCAAATGCTTTAGATGATTATGGCATTCTAGTTGCTAAG GTGAACTGCAGTGAAATACCTGTCCCAAAGTATTGTACTAAGGAACTCGTTATGAAGAAAGCATATTTGTTTCg GGGCTCTGAGCTTATGAAGAGCTTTGTTACTGACACCGTGTTTGATGTCAGTGCCATTGTGGCTCATGTTCTTTT TACTGTGCTCTTTAATGAACTGAGGATTGTGCAGACACCAGAGGAGCTCTGGAGCATAGAGAAGAATGTCAAAGGAAAGACTGACATTGTTCTCACGCAGATCGTGACTCTAGGACTCCCAG agCACAGAGCAGTGATGGAGGCTGCATTTGTTTATGGAGCCAAATACCAATTTGTGCTGACAGCAGGAGGCTCAGTGATAAAGTATTTGGG TGTGGAAGACTCATCCTCTCCGCAGTCACGCTTGTGGTTTCTGCACTGTAAAGAGGTCTTGCAGCAGAGTGACCCCTGCCCCTACACAGTCATGAGGAGAGCCCTCACTACACTCAATATCTATACCTTCCTACAGCTGATGGAAGCACCATTAGTG ACGGAGGCATCAGCTGGCCCATCAGAGGTGAAACTGCCATACAGCCATCTGCATGCTCCTCTGCTCTTTCTCTTCTCTCAAGCCGACACCCTTGCTCTCGACAGAATGACTGCTGAGACTTTGGCCTGGAGGTTGCGGGGTGAGCTTGTGGTGGTGCTCATCCGCAG GGACAGCCTGGATGCGAAAACATCTCTGGAATATAATGCTGCTTACAGGCTTCCTGGAGAG GGATCAGAAATAAAATACTTTACCTTAAAAAGCACTGAGGAAGCCGTTGATCTATTCCGGGAGAAGATTGTTcaggaagaagaggaagaggacgaCTACAATGATTGGACTGTCCTTG ATGTTTTAGATGATGAGGTGGTGGACACTGTATATCAGTACAGGGATGTGGAGTTGGATTTGGGACCAGTATCTGAATTGACAAAACATACCTTTGATGCAGTTGTGAAAGGAACAGATATTATTGTGGTGCTCTTCTTTGTCAGAT GGGATGCAGTGTCCATGGCTCTCTTGCAGTCTTTTAAAGAAGTTGCTAATACATTAGAAG GCATGCTTGCAGGGGTTCCCAACACGCTGCTTACCTCAGTGGACTGTGGTGAGTGGGCGGACTTATGCGGCAGCGAGATGGTCTCTTCCTTCCCCACAATAAGGACGTACCGCCGATGGGAGCCACCACAGACCTACAGAGGCATGCTGGGAGCAGAGGCTCTTCACAGGTACATTAGCCG GTGCCATGTGTTGCTCCCTGTCATCTTGTTCTCTGAGGATGAAGTCTGGTCCTTCCTGAAGGAAGACATCTACCACAGATACACTTCGCTTTCTCCTGGCACAGTTCTAGGCCTTTTGAGTTCAGTTCAGGACCCAG GAAGATTTATGTTTGAAGAAGCAGCAAGAGTTCTGAGGGGTGAAACTACACTAGGACTTTTTGTAGACCACCAGGCAGAGAAATG GGCCAAAAATTATGGTGTTCAGCTCCCAGCCCTGTTTGTCTGCAGAGGTCTTGATGTCCCTATGGAGACCTATTCCCTTCATCTTTCCAGTACCAAAGAGTTGGTAGCAGACATCCAGAGAGCTCTACATGGGAGTTTT CAATCATTGCCGAAAAGtgatctctgtacttcacaagGTGATGCCTGCATTTGTCAACAGGTAGTTTGGCCCACTCTTTCTGTacaaactgctcaagctgtctcagGTTTGAAGGGTGGCGTCTCCACACTGCAATTTTCTGAAATTTCCATAGATGTTCAatag